The following are from one region of the Halarcobacter sp. genome:
- a CDS encoding SDR family NAD(P)-dependent oxidoreductase yields MKKLAIVTGYSSGIGKEICKTLEENNYEIIRLKSRLEDSKSLEKEIKSLLKNKDINLLINCAGLGIFKPHEEISVNKIKELIDVNLTAPIILSNLCLRSLKKTKGHIINISSIEAVRHSKFSALYTATKAGLRNFSLSLFEELRKSDVKVTNINPDLTKTNFFDEFNFEPSDNKNSHLLPSQIAKTVLEVINFDGVITELTVRPQRFEIKKK; encoded by the coding sequence ATGAAAAAATTAGCAATAGTTACTGGTTATTCTTCTGGAATTGGAAAAGAGATTTGTAAAACTTTAGAAGAGAATAATTACGAAATAATTAGATTAAAAAGTAGATTAGAAGATTCAAAAAGTTTAGAAAAAGAGATAAAAAGTCTTCTTAAAAATAAAGATATAAATCTTCTTATAAATTGTGCAGGACTTGGCATTTTTAAACCCCATGAAGAGATATCAGTTAATAAAATAAAAGAGTTGATTGATGTAAATCTAACTGCACCAATAATATTGTCTAATTTATGTCTAAGAAGTCTTAAAAAAACTAAAGGGCATATTATAAATATCTCTTCAATAGAAGCAGTTAGGCACTCTAAATTTTCGGCTTTATATACAGCTACAAAAGCAGGACTTAGAAACTTTTCATTAAGCTTATTTGAAGAGCTTAGAAAAAGTGATGTAAAAGTTACAAATATTAATCCAGATCTGACTAAAACAAACTTTTTTGATGAGTTTAATTTTGAACCATCTGATAATAAAAACTCTCATCTTCTACCTTCTCAAATTGCAAAAACAGTATTAGAGGTTATTAACTTTGATGGAGTTATTACAGAACTAACTGTAAGACCTCAAAGATTTGAAATAAAAAAGAAATAA
- a CDS encoding ABC transporter substrate-binding protein — MKKIILVILMIVYVQAVEIPKFKIMTENYPPLNMEDKDGNLAGIGVEVFDELLKRVGSSQTKQDFELMPWSRAYNIVQKKKNSVLFSTSRTKEREPLFKWVGPFGYNINGLIARKDSNIKINSLKDLEKYQIGTVLNDVGELMLLNKGISKENLQSVSGKNAILKSIRKLDAKRIDMFSYSIDVAKWAMKANNISFYDYEVVYVLQKLGHYFTFHKDTSDEVVAAFQNALNEMHKDGTLEKIVKKY; from the coding sequence ATGAAAAAAATTATATTAGTAATACTTATGATTGTTTACGTACAAGCTGTTGAAATTCCTAAATTCAAAATTATGACAGAAAACTATCCTCCTTTAAATATGGAAGATAAAGATGGGAATCTTGCTGGAATAGGGGTAGAGGTTTTTGATGAATTACTTAAAAGAGTTGGTTCCTCTCAAACTAAACAAGATTTTGAATTAATGCCTTGGTCAAGAGCATATAACATAGTTCAAAAAAAGAAAAACAGCGTACTTTTCAGTACTTCAAGAACAAAAGAGAGGGAACCACTTTTTAAATGGGTTGGACCTTTTGGATATAATATCAATGGACTTATTGCACGAAAAGATTCTAATATAAAAATTAATTCACTAAAAGATTTAGAAAAATATCAAATAGGAACTGTACTAAACGATGTTGGGGAGCTTATGCTTCTAAACAAAGGAATTTCAAAAGAAAATCTTCAATCAGTTTCTGGAAAAAATGCAATTTTAAAATCAATTAGAAAACTAGATGCAAAAAGAATTGATATGTTTTCTTATTCTATTGATGTAGCAAAATGGGCTATGAAAGCAAATAATATATCATTTTATGATTATGAAGTTGTATATGTATTACAAAAATTGGGACACTATTTCACTTTTCATAAAGATACATCTGATGAAGTAGTTGCTGCGTTTCAAAATGCATTAAATGAGATGCATAAAGATGGAACATTAGAAAAAATAGTAAAAAAATACTAA
- a CDS encoding ATP-binding protein, whose product MKLAYRIIIPLVLIVTILFTALLYFFISSEKTIMKEAQVRNSQKIIEQFENDKENRLEEEKNNLNFIAKTISRVSSKYVYDYDIESIGQTLKNFLEVSNIKAIEIFEKDSNSVFYALYKNGKDLETDIKKANFNKSDFKTIKQKIFWEADNLDLGFVEVYYDDSVIINKFKKSKENLFEKLEESNKKQEDDTNKAIYNQVFILVVIALILFMMILYLTYKRVLNPLKTLNTGLNDFFLFLQNKNDHANKIEINTNDEFGTMAKSLNENISVSAKLHEEIYELNTNLEERINERTQKISSLLDNADQGFLSFSNDLIIDSEYSNECRKIFKKEIAGISIGELLYEDNKDKKEFFEETLSSLFGETNELKIKNIISLLQEEFRINRKAIHVKYKLIEKQRFMLIFTDITAKKLLEKKIKKERDTLKMIVSVITDSDEFFELIDEFRTFSSSKLSTVDKTKTSLHNTTVLYRTIHTFKGLFSQKEMKFLVKKLHEFETVLSKLLKEQNTTNENLIELLKQIDFDEYLNKEIDTIKSILGDELFNKRGKIVVKEETLSKIEEEICEISQKSGLFKEYEHVIDDIKSLRDRPIYTMFNSYTKLVDQLSLQLKKHIYPLDIIVNKELLVKDEVKPFIKSLVHVFRNCVDHGIETMEERFEKDKDEIGTISCTISEDENSLHIIIADDGKGIDIDKVKSKAETLGIDISNMSKDEILELIFEDKFSTAEKISTVSGRGVGMSVVKDELLKLNGTINITTQKEVGTTFEFIIPR is encoded by the coding sequence ATGAAATTAGCTTATAGAATAATTATCCCATTAGTTCTTATAGTTACAATACTATTTACTGCACTTTTATATTTTTTCATTAGCAGTGAAAAAACTATTATGAAAGAAGCTCAAGTAAGAAACTCACAAAAAATTATTGAGCAGTTTGAAAATGATAAAGAGAATAGACTTGAAGAGGAAAAAAACAATTTAAATTTTATAGCTAAAACTATCTCAAGGGTTAGTTCTAAATATGTATATGATTATGATATTGAATCAATAGGACAAACTCTTAAAAACTTTTTAGAGGTTTCAAATATAAAAGCTATTGAAATATTTGAAAAAGATTCAAATAGTGTTTTTTATGCTTTATATAAAAATGGAAAAGATTTAGAAACAGATATTAAAAAAGCAAATTTCAATAAAAGCGATTTTAAAACTATAAAACAAAAGATATTTTGGGAAGCAGATAATCTTGATTTGGGTTTTGTTGAGGTTTATTATGATGATAGTGTAATTATTAATAAGTTTAAAAAATCTAAAGAAAATCTTTTTGAAAAACTTGAAGAGAGTAATAAAAAACAAGAAGATGATACAAACAAAGCTATATATAATCAAGTATTTATTTTAGTTGTTATAGCACTTATTTTGTTTATGATGATTTTATATCTTACTTATAAAAGGGTTCTAAATCCACTAAAAACACTTAATACAGGGCTAAATGATTTCTTTTTATTTTTACAAAATAAAAATGACCATGCAAATAAAATTGAAATAAATACCAATGATGAATTTGGAACAATGGCAAAAAGTTTAAATGAAAATATAAGTGTGAGTGCCAAATTACATGAAGAGATATATGAATTAAATACAAATTTAGAAGAAAGAATAAATGAAAGAACACAAAAAATATCTTCTTTACTTGATAATGCTGACCAAGGTTTCCTTTCATTTTCAAATGATTTAATAATAGATTCTGAATACTCAAATGAGTGTAGAAAAATATTTAAAAAAGAGATAGCAGGAATCTCTATTGGGGAATTGTTATATGAAGATAATAAAGATAAAAAAGAGTTTTTTGAAGAAACATTAAGTTCCCTATTTGGTGAAACAAATGAGCTTAAAATAAAAAATATTATCTCTTTACTTCAAGAAGAGTTTAGAATAAATAGAAAAGCAATACATGTAAAATATAAACTTATTGAAAAACAAAGATTTATGTTGATATTTACTGATATTACTGCTAAAAAACTTTTAGAGAAAAAGATAAAAAAAGAGAGAGACACTCTTAAAATGATTGTATCAGTTATAACTGACAGTGATGAGTTCTTTGAACTAATAGATGAGTTTAGAACTTTTAGTTCAAGTAAACTTTCAACAGTGGACAAAACTAAAACTTCATTGCATAATACAACTGTATTATATCGTACAATTCATACCTTCAAAGGTTTGTTCTCTCAAAAAGAGATGAAGTTTTTAGTAAAAAAACTGCATGAATTTGAAACAGTATTATCTAAACTTTTAAAAGAACAAAATACAACAAATGAAAATTTAATAGAGTTATTAAAGCAGATTGATTTTGATGAATATTTAAATAAAGAGATTGACACTATAAAATCTATTTTAGGTGATGAACTATTTAATAAGCGTGGAAAAATAGTTGTAAAAGAGGAAACTCTTAGTAAAATAGAAGAAGAGATTTGTGAAATTTCTCAAAAAAGTGGTTTATTTAAAGAGTATGAACATGTAATTGATGATATTAAAAGTTTAAGAGATAGACCTATATATACAATGTTTAATTCATACACAAAGTTAGTTGACCAATTAAGTTTACAGTTAAAAAAACATATCTATCCTTTAGATATTATTGTAAATAAAGAGTTATTGGTTAAAGATGAAGTTAAACCTTTTATAAAATCTTTAGTGCATGTATTTAGAAATTGTGTTGACCATGGAATAGAAACTATGGAAGAAAGATTTGAAAAAGATAAAGATGAGATAGGTACTATAAGTTGTACTATTTCTGAAGATGAAAACTCTTTACACATAATCATAGCTGATGATGGTAAAGGGATTGATATAGATAAAGTAAAATCTAAAGCTGAAACTCTTGGAATTGACATATCAAATATGTCTAAAGATGAAATTTTAGAATTGATTTTTGAAGATAAGTTTTCTACTGCTGAAAAAATAAGTACAGTTTCAGGTCGTGGTGTTGGTATGTCTGTTGTAAAAGATGAGTTATTAAAACTTAATGGAACAATAAATATTACTACACAAAAAGAGGTTGGAACTACATTTGAGTTTATTATTCCAAGATAA
- a CDS encoding chemotaxis protein CheX, whose amino-acid sequence MILDSLILQAKLFFEEDMEISILNSNDIEITSPEKLILKNKTSMIGTGGKLNTMIVISFDNQILSKLVELFMEGEEVDEEEKEEVEDSVAGEVLNTILGLALPTFPNRGKGITITPPISVNDASSIYKHKDSKIISAIVKTEFGELVFSAVGSKDEIK is encoded by the coding sequence ATGATTTTGGATTCATTAATTTTACAGGCTAAGTTGTTTTTTGAAGAGGATATGGAAATTTCTATCTTAAATAGTAATGATATTGAGATAACAAGTCCTGAGAAATTGATTTTAAAAAATAAAACCTCAATGATTGGTACTGGTGGAAAACTAAACACTATGATTGTGATTAGTTTTGATAATCAAATCTTATCTAAACTTGTTGAACTTTTTATGGAAGGTGAAGAGGTTGATGAGGAAGAGAAAGAAGAGGTTGAAGATAGTGTGGCTGGAGAGGTTTTAAATACAATTTTAGGCTTAGCTTTACCAACATTTCCAAATAGAGGAAAAGGTATAACTATAACTCCACCAATCTCAGTAAATGATGCAAGTAGTATATATAAACATAAAGATTCAAAAATTATAAGTGCAATAGTTAAAACAGAGTTTGGAGAGCTTGTATTTAGTGCTGTTGGCTCAAAAGATGAAATTAAATAA
- a CDS encoding response regulator, with product MLKVLIVDDSLIIRKKITKSIEKLGHEVVFAAQNGKEAIEAYSAKKPDLVTMDITMPDMDGITAVKHIIKDNPDAKIIMVTSHGQEDMVIKSIQAGAVGYMLKPITEDKLSQSIAEVFPEYSKDDETEDLYLLDDDEF from the coding sequence ATGTTAAAAGTTTTAATTGTAGATGATTCATTAATTATTAGAAAAAAAATTACAAAAAGTATTGAAAAATTAGGTCATGAAGTTGTTTTTGCAGCACAAAATGGAAAAGAAGCTATAGAAGCATATAGTGCAAAGAAACCAGATTTAGTAACTATGGATATCACAATGCCAGATATGGATGGGATTACTGCTGTAAAACATATCATAAAAGATAATCCAGATGCAAAAATTATAATGGTTACATCTCACGGACAAGAAGATATGGTAATTAAATCTATTCAAGCAGGGGCTGTTGGATATATGTTAAAACCAATTACTGAAGATAAATTATCTCAAAGTATTGCAGAAGTGTTTCCTGAATATTCAAAAGATGATGAAACAGAAGATTTATATTTGTTAGATGATGATGAATTTTAG
- a CDS encoding GGDEF domain-containing protein translates to MQENRLFEALLDVIPFAAYAVDVETYEVVYANKMMSESLFAPREEFCWKKVFGQEEICSWCKVPDLKQRSRQYKNEKLISSFFDEATDKWFQAFDELISWPDGRTVKYTILVDISEQKEIQASMIKTHAKLAIQSKKLQQANKKLKYLSEKDYLTGIDNRRSYFKKGIELFEASLDEPYDLYVAMLDLDRFKSINDTYGHNIGDEVLKEFTQTIELLLDENDIFGRLGGEEFSIILVSDNQDDVIAKLETIKNKIKAIDLKVDDKSVNVSVSIGFDKKIATDKSLDILLERADKYLYEAKNEGRDKLKFRV, encoded by the coding sequence ATGCAAGAGAATAGATTATTTGAAGCTCTATTAGATGTAATTCCCTTTGCTGCATATGCAGTTGATGTAGAAACTTATGAAGTTGTATATGCAAATAAAATGATGAGTGAAAGTCTATTTGCTCCAAGAGAGGAGTTTTGTTGGAAAAAAGTATTTGGGCAAGAAGAGATTTGTTCTTGGTGCAAAGTTCCTGATTTAAAACAAAGAAGTAGACAATATAAAAATGAGAAATTAATAAGTAGTTTTTTTGATGAAGCTACAGATAAATGGTTTCAGGCTTTTGATGAGCTTATTAGTTGGCCAGATGGAAGAACAGTAAAATATACTATTTTAGTAGATATTTCTGAACAAAAAGAGATACAAGCTTCGATGATTAAAACCCATGCAAAACTAGCTATTCAATCAAAAAAACTACAACAAGCAAATAAAAAATTAAAATATCTATCAGAAAAAGACTATTTAACAGGGATAGACAATAGACGAAGCTATTTTAAAAAAGGTATAGAATTATTTGAAGCTTCCCTTGATGAACCTTATGATTTATATGTTGCTATGTTAGATTTAGATAGATTCAAAAGTATAAATGATACATATGGACACAATATTGGTGATGAGGTTTTAAAAGAGTTTACACAAACTATTGAACTTTTATTAGATGAAAATGATATTTTTGGTAGATTAGGTGGAGAAGAGTTTAGTATAATTTTAGTTAGCGATAATCAAGATGATGTTATTGCAAAACTAGAAACAATAAAAAATAAAATAAAAGCTATAGATTTAAAAGTAGATGATAAATCTGTTAATGTAAGTGTTAGTATAGGTTTTGATAAAAAAATAGCTACAGATAAATCTTTAGATATTTTATTAGAAAGAGCAGATAAGTATTTATATGAAGCAAAAAATGAAGGAAGAGATAAACTTAAGTTTAGAGTGTAG